The Watersipora subatra unplaced genomic scaffold, tzWatSuba1.1 SCAFFOLD_135, whole genome shotgun sequence genome includes a window with the following:
- the LOC137410403 gene encoding uncharacterized protein, protein MVVTGSYEVTGSTRGYRKYERLQEYKGVGRLGEASFFTSTAYDVELQNLTKKSDRESEVKRGHTGQDWWTCKTKGVKSSEYVEIGSQQGTAQGTKDVQGSMGCDGEQSHDEVREGAEKVAEPVSVMEKVCSFLAEVSSNGMLDREGHEKKVAEIEREEREVRRKSKEKLAKLKAKREAAVMELENVKAFRVVVQELAEVQRRIAGSRPALVAGEVELDRSGPMPTPSSVVPSPVQPVTAQVETSHRKPVEPASYWGERGKDGRDGDEVEESLLTQPKDSGLVRVGGSSVGDVGGRSVGSDSGHGKSIGSGGGQSDGKASADWQWSWQ, encoded by the exons atggtagttacaggtagttacgaggttacgggaagtacgagaggttacaggaagtacgagaggttacaggagTATAAAGGCGTGGGGAGATTGGGAGAGGCTTCCTTCTTTAcatcaaccgcat atgatgtcgagttgcaaaacctgacaaagaagtctgacagagagagcgaagttaagagaggtcacacaggtcaagattggtggacttgtaaaaccaagggagtgaagagtagcgaatacgtggaaattggtagccaacaggggacagcccaaggcaccaaAGATGTGCAAGGGTCTATGGGGTGTGATGGAGAACagagtcacgatgaggtaagggaaggtgctgagaaagtagctgaaccagtgtctgtaatggaaaaggtttgctcttttttagccgaggtatccagcaatggaatgttagacagagaaggtcatgagaaaaaggtagcagagattgaaagagaggaaagggaggtgcggaggaagtcgaaggagaaattggctaagctgaaagccaaacgggaggcagcagtcatggagttggaaaatgtcaaggctttcagggtagtggtgcaggagttagccgaggttcagaggagaattgctggtagcagacctgcactggttgcaggtgaggtcgagctagataggtctgggcctatgccaactcccagctctgtggtgccatcccctgtgcagccggttacggcccaggtggagacctcccacaggaagcctgttgagcctgcctcttattggggagagcgaggtaaagacggaagagacggagatgaggttgaggagtcattactgacccaaccaaaagactccgggcttgtcagggttggtggaagtagtgttggagatgttggtgggaggagtgttggtagtgacagtggtcacggtaaaagtattggtagcggcggaggtcagagtgatggaaaagccagtgcagactggcaatggagctggcagtag